The following coding sequences lie in one Spinacia oleracea cultivar Varoflay chromosome 1, BTI_SOV_V1, whole genome shotgun sequence genomic window:
- the LOC110780203 gene encoding pentatricopeptide repeat-containing protein At2g39620 has translation MLTPCCRSLHSLAATASELQTLYNKIPTNYSHFTTLLSSCRNLRSLYSVHGRLVILGMTNSNTILTHLINSYSSFQKFDFSKLVFDSVTNPDGILYNSMIRAYSRSDKFDEALGLYNRMLEREVEPDKYTFTFVIKACAGKFDLKEGLKIHNDVIRRNLELDIYISTGLVDMYCKMSQLDRARKVFDKMPKTDIVSWNAMIGGISKDGDPDEALGFVRAMQRGGVVPNSVSLLNMFPSVCKLENVRLCRSVHGFVIRRDFPLKVYNGLIDAYSKCGFVEYARCIFNQLRGRDHVSWGTMMAGYAHNGYFFEVLRLFDELKSSSAMMNKISVVSSSLAASELRDLKKGKEIHNCAVQYGMDFDTIVATSLMTMYVKCGEFGKATELFRGLKEKDLVAWSALIAALVQSGFPIEAVSLFREMVHEKLKPSSVTLLSIFPACAELSSGNPGKSIHCYCLKADIDSEVAVGNGLVSMYAKRGLFTQALTFFFRMPCKNIVSYNSLISGYSQSGVSCQVMKIFHELLTSGLKPDSETMVSVIPSCALTQDLEHGTYVHALIIKCGFASECHVKNALIDMYAKCSRIYSAERLFNENDSIKDEVTWNAIISGYVHNRKSNEALYAFCRMKSEGLQPSAVSMVSVLPAAAELSALPQGMSLHACTIRMGFQSNTHISNSLIDMYSKCGHFNGSEKLFKEMKNKDTVTWNTMLAGYALHGHATRAVELFSQMQGDNVMLDSVTFLSVLSACRHGGLVDEARRIFNSMHEKFNLELKLEHYACMVDLLGHGGLFSEIMNLVNQMPVEPDAAVWGALLGACRMHSNSDLAEMALNKLVKLEPENPAHYIGLSNIYAESGRWVEAKNMRLKQADAGLKKFPGCSWV, from the coding sequence ATGCTCACACCGTGCTGTAGATCACTGCATTCTCTTGCTGCAACAGCATCTGAACTTCAGACACTGTACAACAAAATCCCTACTAATTACTCTCATTTCACTACCTTGCTTTCTTCTTGCAGAAATTTAAGGTCCCTTTACAGCGTCCATGGCCGTTTGGTAATCTTGGGCATGACCAATAGCAATACAATTCTTACCCATTTGATAAACTCCTATTCTTCATTCCAAAAATTTGATTTTTCTAAGTTGGTTTTTGATTCTGTGACAAACCCAGATGGGATTTTGTATAATTCTATGATTAGAGCGTATTCGAGGTCCGATAAATTTGATGAAGCATTAGGGTTATATAATAGAATGTTGGAGAGAGAAGTAGAGCCTGATAAATATACTTTTACCTTTGTCATTAAGGCTTGTGCTGGTAAATTTGACTTAAAAGAGggacttaaaattcataatgatGTGATTAGGAGGAACTTAGAGTTGGATATTTATATTTCTACTGGTTTGGTTGATATGTATTGTAAAATGAGTCAACTTGATCGTGCACGGaaggtgtttgataaaatgCCTAAGACAGATATTGTTTCTTGGAATGCTATGATTGGTGGAATTTCAAAGGATGGGGATCCTGATGAAGCGTTGGGGTTTGTAAGGGCAATGCAACGAGGTGGGGTTGTGCCGAATTCTGTTAGCTTGTTGAATATGTTTCCTAGTGTTTGCAAATTGGAGAATGTTAGACTGTGTAGGTCAGTTCATGGTTTTGTGATCAGGAGGGATTTCCCGTTGAAAGTTTACAATGGATTGATTGATGCATACTCTAAATGTGGATTTGTTGAATATGCTCGTTGTATTTTCAATCAGTTACGTGGTAGGGATCATGTATCTTGGGGAACAATGATGGCTGGTTATGCTCATAATGGATATTTTTTTGAAGTGCTGAGGTTGTTTGATGAGCTGAAGAGTAGTAGTGCAATGATGAATAAGATATCTGTTGTTAGTTCCTCTTTAGCTGCTTCAGAATTGAGAGATTTAAAGAAAGGGAAGGAGATTCATAATTGTGCAGTACAATATGGTATGGACTTTGATACTATAGTTGCTACTTCTTTGATGACAATGTATGTGAAATGTGGAGAGTTTGGAAAAGCCACTGAACTTTTTAGGGGGCTTAAGGAAAAAGATTTGGTTGCTTGGTCTGCCTTAATTGCTGCATTAGTACAAAGTGGATTTCCTATAGAAGCAGTATCTCTATTTCGTGAAATGGTGCATGAGAAGCTAAAACCAAGTAGTGTAACTCTGTTAAGTATCTTTCCAGCCTGTGCAGAACTTTCATCAGGGAATCCAGGAAAAAGCATTCACTGCTATTGTCTGAAAGCTGATATAGATTCAGAAGTTGCTGTTGGCAATGGCCTAGTTTCAATGTATGCCAAGCGAGGATTGTTCACTCAGGCATTGACCTTCTTTTTCAGAATGCCATGCAAAAACATAGTTTCCTATAATTCGCTGATAAGTGGATATTCTCAGAGTGGCGTCTCTTGCCAAGTGATGAAAATATTCCATGAATTACTAACTTCAGGGTTGAAACCTGATTCTGAAACTATGGTGAGTGTGATCCCTTCTTGTGCACTTACTCAAGATCTTGAACATGGGACATATGTACATGCCCTGATTATAAAGTGTGGATTTGCATCTGAGTGTCATGTAAAGAATGCTTTGATTGACATGTATGCCAAGTGCAGCAGAATATATTCAGCTGAGAGGTTATTTAATGAAAATGACTCTATCAAAGACGAGGTTACTTggaatgccataatttctggtTATGTGCACAATAGGAAGTCCAATGAAGCTCTTTATGCCTTTTGTCGAATGAAATCTGAAGGATTACAGCCTTCTGCAGTTTCTATGGTAAGTGTCCTTCCTGCAGCAGCAGAACTAAGTGCTCTCCCACAAGGTATGTCACTTCATGCCTGTACAATAAGAATGGGGTTTCAGTCCAATACACACATCAGTAATAGTCTTATTGATATGTATTCCAAATGTGGACATTTCAATGGTTCTGAGAAACTTTTTAAAGAGATGAAAAATAAAGACACAGTAACATGGAATACAATGCTCGCCGGATATGCACTTCATGGGCACGCTACACGTGCTGTTGAACTTTTTTCACAGATGCAAGGTGATAATGTGATGCTTGACTCGGTAACTTTTCTGAGTGTCTTGTCAGCATGCAGACACGGTGGATTGGTAGATGAAGCAAGAAGAATATTCAATTCCATGCATGAAAAGTTCAATCTTGAACTCAAGTTGGAACACTATGCTTGTATGGTTGATTTGTTGGGCCATGGTGGTCTATTTAGTGAGATCATGAACCTCGTAAATCAAATGCCAGTAGAACCTGATGCTGCTGTTTGGGGAGCTTTATTGGGTGCATGTAGAATGCATTCTAACTCAGACTTGGCAGAAATGGCTTTGAACAAGTTGGTGAAACTTGAGCCTGAAAACCCAGCACATTATATCGGTCTATCAAATATATATGCTGAATCTGGTAGGTGGGTTGAGGCCAAAAACATGAGATTGAAACAAGCTGATGCTGGGCTCAAGAAATTCCCAGGATGCAGTTGGGTTTAG